From Astyanax mexicanus isolate ESR-SI-001 chromosome 13, AstMex3_surface, whole genome shotgun sequence, the proteins below share one genomic window:
- the rbbp8l gene encoding uncharacterized protein rbbp8l isoform X2, whose protein sequence is MKDNEKLKEEVKSLRGRIEKQNGHPEDARSPEVKRSPDHTAARLTPVTSVLKPELLSAGGATASAATVKSESESKEAFTERKEMSDKGAVHKRLQEWSGAYPFGSNKLSTLMNASNTNIWRERRSASVDSLEPRPSPPSPTIPSHLRLLKKNLFLSKDRPQRVSAPLRPHPIKTAPPSLHWPLPERKDWAMMATVGAHPNISQDSRSTLLHFAGLVPPTGALEPRSQSQESIRPVCPPHRSVCELGESRNRERGATVSVIAPPSWKAPAVRPEQVFGESLREGEEEAPLDLSSGGGCTASDTERTETAQQSSQPQSNIASPSSSSSSSPPAPLSSPSSAQYASSPQSDPQTADTKPQREETWEKQKTDSVQEKEKQENGQFSENLKVPTLTISLRPVVVLESLKTAGQNEQDMGWSSSPQDEEEVEDEENNQSMAKKRPGQDNEAVSSRRPLKEKRTRLTATPQGPDHGDSDQG, encoded by the exons ATGAAAGACAATGAGAAACTGAAAGAGGAGGTGAAAAGTCTTCGTGGGCGAATAGA GAAACAAAACGGTCACCCAGAGGATGCAAGAAGCCCAGAGGTCAAGCGCTCTCCTGACCATACAGCTGCTCGTCTGACCCCAGTGACCTCAGTGCTGAAGCCTGAGCTGCTGTCAGCAGGTGGAGCCACTGCATCAGCAGCCAcagtgaagagtgagagtgaaagcaAAGAGGCCTTCACTGAGAGGAAGGAGATGTCAG ATAAAGGAGCTGTACACAAACGCCTACAGGAGTGGAGCGGAGCATATCCTTTT GGGTCTAATAAGCTCTCTACTCTTATGAATGCCTCAAATACAAATATATGGAGAGAGAGGAG ATCAGCCAGTGTCGACTCTTTAGAGCCTCGTCCATCTCCACCCTCCCCAACTATCCCTTCTCACCTTCGCCTGCTGAAGAAAAACCTGTTCCTTTCCAAGGATCGTCCTCAAAGAGTGTCCGCCCCCCTCCGACCCCATCCAATCAAAACAGCTCCACCCTCCCTTCATTGGCCTCTGCCAGAGCGCAAAGACTGGGCTATGATGGCAACAGTAGGGGCCCATCCAAACATAAGCCAAGACTCCAGGTCCACCTTGCTGCATTTTGCTGGCCTGGTTCCTCCTACAGGAGCTCTTGAGCCTCGTTCTCAGTCCCAGGAATCCATTCGACCTGTCTGCCCGCCCCACAGGAGCGTCTGTGAACTGGGGGAgagcagaaacagagagaggggagCCACAGTGTCAGTTATAGCTCCACCCAGCTGGAAAGCTCCTGCGGTTCGGCCTGAGCAGGTCTTtggagagagtctgagagagggCGAGGAGGAGGCTCCTCTGGACCTGTCCAGTGGAGGAGGGTGTACAGCCAGTGATACAGAAAGAACAGAGACAGCCCAACAGAGTAGCCAACCACAGAGTAACAttgcatcaccatcatcatcctctTCTTCATCACCCCCAGCTCCACTCTCTTCCCCATCCTCAGCTCAATATGCTTCCAGCCCTCAGAGTGATCCACAGACAGCAGACACTAAACCACAG AGGGAAGAGACTTGGGAGAAGCAGAAGACTGACAGCGTTCAGGAGAAAGAGAAGCAAGAGAATGGACAATTCTCAGAGAACCTGAAGGTCCCCACTCTAACCATTTCACTTCGTCCAG TTGTGGTTCTGGAGTCTCTAAAAACTGCAGGACAG AATGAGCAGGACATGGGGTGGAGCAGCAGTCCCCaggatgaggaggaggtggaggatgaGGAGAACAACCAGAGCATGGCGAAGAAGAGACCTGGCCAGGACAATGAAG CTGTTTCATCACGACGGCCACTAAAGGAGAAGAGAACGAGGCTGACAGCAACGCCACAGGGGCCCGATCACGGAGATTCAGATCAAGGCTGA